In Arthrobacter sp. StoSoilB5, one genomic interval encodes:
- a CDS encoding TIGR03089 family protein encodes MSIPAANLMTALRSGHSTSPRLTWYGPDSERVELSGRVLDNWVAKTSNLLQDELDAEPGMAIRLDLPAHWKSFVWALAAWQLGMEVVFNDTAADLLVTDTPDDGARGGFDAVVAVPLAALAMRWPGELPSGVVDYAAEVRSHGDVFMAHNEPEAGLPAVRGTAGHTHDSLLDGFAATQDTGVRLLVRAAEGLEPGLAAALGAWKEDGSVVLVHPDLEVTEHLLENERVSRS; translated from the coding sequence ATGAGCATCCCGGCAGCGAACCTGATGACCGCCCTGCGATCCGGCCACTCCACCTCACCCAGGCTGACGTGGTACGGACCCGATTCCGAGCGCGTAGAGCTATCCGGGCGGGTATTGGACAACTGGGTAGCCAAGACCAGCAACCTCCTGCAGGACGAACTCGACGCCGAGCCGGGCATGGCCATCCGCCTGGACCTCCCGGCACACTGGAAGTCCTTTGTGTGGGCGCTGGCCGCTTGGCAACTGGGCATGGAGGTGGTGTTCAATGACACCGCAGCCGACCTGCTCGTTACCGACACCCCCGACGACGGCGCCCGGGGCGGCTTTGACGCGGTCGTTGCCGTGCCGCTCGCGGCACTTGCGATGCGTTGGCCCGGCGAGCTGCCATCCGGCGTCGTGGATTATGCCGCGGAGGTCCGCTCGCACGGTGATGTCTTCATGGCGCACAACGAGCCTGAGGCAGGCCTCCCGGCCGTCCGTGGCACAGCTGGCCACACCCACGACAGCCTTCTGGACGGATTCGCCGCAACCCAGGACACCGGCGTCCGGCTATTGGTTCGGGCAGCCGAGGGTTTGGAGCCGGGCCTGGCAGCGGCGTTGGGCGCGTGGAAAGAGGACGGCTCAGTGGTGCTCGTGCATCCCGATCTGGAAGTGACGGAGCACCTGCTTGAGAATGAGCGCGTCAGCCGTTCTTGA
- a CDS encoding WhiB family transcriptional regulator, whose amino-acid sequence MGQALRIQEDAVVAEHASVKYRSREVPGDWYVDPADPEAADRYNQNVQQSLEDQATALLAAHEALIGDLPAGPDEDVDDPPMELRRPQEIPGQPVWIGLPGQGDFDDEGELGWQTDALCAQTDPEAFFPEKGGSTRDAKKVCGACNVRSQCLEYALANDERFGIWGGLSERERRRLRKRAV is encoded by the coding sequence ATGGGGCAAGCGTTGCGTATCCAGGAAGATGCAGTCGTCGCAGAACATGCGTCGGTGAAATACCGTTCGCGGGAAGTGCCAGGGGACTGGTATGTGGACCCGGCGGATCCGGAAGCGGCAGACCGATACAACCAGAACGTGCAGCAGTCTTTGGAGGACCAAGCAACTGCCCTCCTCGCTGCACACGAGGCGTTGATTGGTGACCTGCCCGCTGGGCCGGACGAAGACGTGGACGATCCTCCCATGGAGTTGCGTCGTCCCCAGGAAATCCCAGGACAGCCGGTATGGATTGGACTGCCGGGCCAAGGCGACTTCGATGACGAGGGCGAACTCGGATGGCAGACTGACGCCTTGTGCGCCCAGACAGATCCGGAAGCATTCTTTCCCGAAAAGGGCGGATCAACGAGGGACGCCAAGAAGGTTTGCGGAGCGTGCAACGTCCGTTCGCAGTGCCTCGAGTACGCCCTGGCAAACGACGAGCGATTCGGCATCTGGGGCGGGCTCTCTGAGCGCGAACGTCGTCGGTTGAGGAAGCGGGCAGTCTAA
- a CDS encoding glycosyltransferase encodes MVAHDGGNYLPRTLAALSDQTRSADAAIGIDTGSTDNSLELLREALGQANVTEYVQPKSGFGAAVQAGLDELAPVGFANNAEPAGAVEWIWLLHDDAAPAPDALAELLHAVERTTSVTVAGCKQLGWDHERHVVDVGLSTSRWAERLTLIDADEVDQGQYDARTDTFAVNSAGMLIRRDVWEHLQGFDPALPGSGDDVDFCWRNWLAGNRVVVVPSARMFHVEHRPHGLGTSSAARKAQIHMRLKHTPWWNVPFQAAGALLGALVRLVLSILVKEPGYGFSQFTATIAGLLRPFAVARGRRTAARTRRVHRSVVRGLQTSSREVRANRRSLLEAIRPSEETSVASDLLAPEPSGDASDDFAALATNERGWVGTGAVAAAIIALAASLVGLVGLLRTGIVAGGGLLPLSESPADIWSNASTWWISLGAGLPGHGDPFAYVLWLLSLFGGGDGNSAMVWLLILAMPLSAISAWFAAGALTTRRRFRMVAALAWSGAPALLIAINQGRPGALVAHVLMPLLMLALIRASGSAIGRGHHAVRAPFTRRPVPVLGKPGINGTPSWTAAAAAGLAMAAITASAPSLLGPITVVVVLAAVVLGQRGKTLWWALLPSAALFIPYGISVLDRPRSLLADPGLPLSFDAAPLWQQFLGQPLAFKIDGGLTGLGMFGPGAVPWALLLALLVSVPVLLLAVAALFLPGKRTVLARVFWLAALATLASSWLMGHVATGVNNNVIIGPFTGPAVSAAGILLLGAALLGAERIFAVSNRASDTTRWKASFRRMASGVALALLMGGPLAGMAAWAGQNVLQPSSEAPVATDTADAALTGDSNKSSLGSARQVRPVDRGTLPATAVDRGEGPERTRTLVITSGEQGAFTSSLMRGAGTTLDSLSTIASARTIIGAPGREEIATDDDATASLRRAVATIVASTGVDPRSDLEQLGAGFVVLKAADDAAQLTASRIDAVPGLVAVGQTDAGWLWRVTPRSPSASTAADTAHRVRILNAQGEIIGSLPSAEVSVDASVPSGDEGRRVVLAERSDPGWSAWMDGRQLKATTSGWAQAFELPASGGDLEIRYTNPWGLWFGILQAVVFGLTVLLAVPMPARRSRTGMSRDEVSLRKEYSSV; translated from the coding sequence GTGGTTGCCCACGACGGCGGGAACTATCTCCCCAGGACCTTGGCGGCACTGTCGGACCAGACGCGTTCGGCAGATGCCGCCATTGGCATTGATACAGGATCCACGGACAATTCCCTCGAGCTGCTCCGTGAGGCCTTGGGGCAAGCAAACGTCACCGAATACGTCCAGCCAAAGTCCGGATTCGGTGCTGCTGTCCAGGCGGGCCTGGATGAGCTTGCTCCCGTGGGCTTTGCCAACAACGCAGAACCCGCCGGTGCTGTCGAATGGATCTGGCTCCTTCATGATGACGCCGCTCCGGCGCCGGATGCCTTGGCCGAGCTTCTCCACGCGGTGGAAAGAACCACGTCGGTAACTGTTGCCGGCTGCAAGCAACTTGGATGGGACCACGAACGCCATGTGGTGGACGTTGGCTTGTCCACTAGCCGCTGGGCTGAACGCCTCACGCTGATCGACGCCGACGAAGTGGACCAAGGGCAATACGACGCCCGCACTGACACCTTTGCCGTGAACTCTGCCGGCATGCTGATCCGGAGGGACGTCTGGGAGCACCTGCAGGGCTTCGACCCTGCTTTGCCGGGCAGCGGCGATGACGTCGATTTCTGTTGGCGCAACTGGCTTGCGGGAAACCGTGTGGTGGTGGTGCCAAGCGCGCGGATGTTCCACGTGGAGCACCGCCCCCATGGTCTAGGCACGTCCTCGGCGGCCCGCAAGGCACAAATTCACATGCGCCTCAAGCACACGCCGTGGTGGAACGTACCGTTCCAGGCCGCGGGGGCGCTCTTGGGCGCGCTCGTCCGGCTGGTGCTGAGCATTCTGGTCAAGGAACCGGGCTACGGATTCTCCCAGTTCACCGCGACGATTGCGGGCTTGCTCCGGCCATTCGCTGTTGCAAGGGGCCGGCGTACCGCGGCCAGGACACGTCGCGTGCACCGTTCGGTGGTCCGGGGCCTCCAAACGTCGTCCCGCGAGGTCCGCGCCAACAGGCGCTCCCTGCTGGAGGCAATCCGCCCCAGCGAGGAGACTTCCGTCGCCTCCGATCTTCTAGCCCCCGAACCCAGCGGCGATGCCTCCGACGATTTCGCGGCGCTGGCAACCAACGAACGCGGGTGGGTGGGTACCGGTGCAGTTGCTGCCGCCATCATCGCGCTAGCGGCTTCTTTGGTAGGGCTGGTTGGCCTCCTGCGCACGGGAATTGTGGCCGGAGGAGGACTCCTTCCTTTGTCCGAGTCCCCTGCTGATATCTGGTCCAACGCCTCCACCTGGTGGATTTCCCTCGGAGCGGGGCTGCCGGGGCACGGCGATCCCTTCGCTTACGTATTGTGGCTTCTGTCCTTGTTCGGCGGCGGCGATGGCAACTCGGCAATGGTGTGGCTGTTGATCCTGGCCATGCCACTGTCTGCGATCAGCGCCTGGTTCGCTGCTGGTGCGTTAACCACGCGGCGCCGGTTCCGGATGGTTGCCGCCCTTGCCTGGTCCGGGGCACCTGCATTGCTTATTGCCATAAACCAGGGCAGGCCGGGCGCCTTGGTGGCCCACGTCCTGATGCCCTTGCTCATGCTGGCGCTGATACGGGCCTCGGGCTCCGCCATAGGCCGGGGACACCATGCCGTACGGGCACCTTTCACTCGCCGCCCGGTGCCCGTGCTCGGTAAGCCAGGCATTAACGGCACGCCGTCCTGGACCGCCGCAGCGGCGGCAGGCTTGGCGATGGCTGCCATCACCGCCTCGGCACCTTCGCTCCTGGGGCCGATTACTGTTGTTGTGGTCCTGGCAGCCGTGGTGCTCGGACAACGGGGAAAGACGCTGTGGTGGGCCCTTTTGCCCAGTGCAGCCTTATTCATTCCCTACGGTATTTCGGTACTCGACCGCCCCCGTTCTTTGCTCGCAGATCCTGGACTGCCCCTCAGCTTCGACGCCGCACCGCTGTGGCAGCAGTTCCTGGGCCAGCCGTTGGCGTTCAAGATCGACGGCGGCCTCACAGGCCTTGGGATGTTCGGACCCGGCGCTGTGCCTTGGGCGCTGTTGCTGGCGCTGCTGGTCAGCGTCCCGGTACTTCTCCTGGCCGTCGCAGCGTTGTTCCTTCCCGGTAAGCGCACCGTCCTGGCCCGCGTCTTCTGGTTGGCCGCACTGGCAACGCTGGCCAGTAGTTGGCTGATGGGCCACGTGGCCACAGGCGTCAACAACAATGTGATTATTGGCCCATTCACCGGACCGGCGGTTTCGGCCGCGGGTATCCTGCTGCTCGGTGCGGCATTGCTGGGTGCCGAGAGAATATTCGCAGTTTCCAACAGGGCATCGGATACCACCCGTTGGAAGGCGTCCTTCCGTCGCATGGCCTCGGGCGTGGCCCTTGCCCTCTTGATGGGTGGACCCCTGGCCGGGATGGCGGCATGGGCAGGACAGAACGTCCTGCAGCCCTCGTCCGAGGCCCCGGTGGCCACCGATACCGCTGACGCCGCACTGACCGGGGACAGTAACAAGTCATCCTTGGGCTCGGCCCGCCAAGTGCGGCCGGTGGATAGGGGCACTTTGCCAGCCACCGCCGTCGACCGTGGCGAGGGACCGGAACGTACGCGAACCCTGGTTATTACCAGCGGTGAGCAGGGCGCCTTCACGTCCTCACTGATGCGCGGTGCCGGGACTACGCTGGACAGCCTGTCCACCATCGCCTCGGCCAGGACCATCATCGGCGCTCCCGGCCGTGAAGAGATTGCCACCGACGACGACGCTACTGCGTCCCTCCGCAGGGCTGTGGCCACAATCGTGGCTAGCACAGGAGTGGACCCCCGCAGCGATCTTGAGCAGCTCGGTGCAGGTTTTGTGGTGCTTAAGGCCGCTGACGACGCAGCGCAACTAACGGCCAGCAGGATCGACGCCGTCCCGGGTCTGGTTGCTGTTGGACAAACCGACGCCGGTTGGTTGTGGCGCGTCACGCCGCGGAGCCCCTCTGCCTCGACCGCCGCGGACACCGCGCACAGGGTTCGAATTCTGAATGCCCAGGGTGAAATCATCGGCTCCCTGCCGTCAGCAGAGGTATCGGTGGACGCATCCGTGCCCTCGGGTGACGAGGGGCGCCGCGTGGTCCTGGCCGAACGGTCCGATCCCGGATGGAGTGCTTGGATGGATGGGCGCCAGCTGAAGGCGACCACGTCCGGCTGGGCCCAAGCCTTCGAACTTCCCGCCAGCGGAGGCGACCTTGAAATCCGCTACACCAACCCCTGGGGTCTTTGGTTTGGCATCCTGCAGGCAGTGGTGTTCGGACTGACCGTGCTGCTGGCCGTTCCGATGCCTGCCCGCCGCTCGCGAACCGGCATGTCGAGGGACGAAGTCTCCCTCCGTAAGGAGTACAGCAGTGTCTGA
- a CDS encoding DUF5719 family protein yields MSDDPKNKVDDQGKRSSTKGTRGSNKGIITGVLSAVVILAAGGGAVAATSMVPAPSGGSAVDIRQADVPAGRSLGVCPEPARLVTGTDVGTDAEFSPVSTTATSALNAVVLSNPAGTIPGSKVTSLAGEAVAQIAKTPTSTPSPSPGPPVLAAAVASISPVAAPTVVGADPIGNEQASLAANLSYSATDGDLRGLAAAPCQQPGNDAWLLGADTALGRTAVLNLSNASETPATVNLDLFGAQGQIQAPGARGLLIAPGTTRSVNLAGLAPGESQLAVHVRSSGGPVAGTIQQSVLRGLVPGGVEFLSPGSGPSNLQVMAGVDIQDAAAIKALGSKSGFADAVPALEIAVPGSTDAVVQVRLYGANGERQLPNGGVVTVKGGTVSTLDLDGVPAGSYTVSASSDVAFVASTRIARGAKAEEPTDFAWSPSSARLGSQHVVAVPHDGQGFFSFGVPEGRATVSYAPVTADGKVGKSVDVDMSGGTTSLIGLPAKSGQAVIAGYVVSASGDPVYGALLLGRQDRPDVSVLGIQDAAAGLEKVPVTVGY; encoded by the coding sequence GTGTCTGACGACCCCAAGAACAAGGTCGACGATCAAGGGAAGCGCAGCTCCACCAAGGGCACCCGCGGCTCCAACAAGGGGATCATCACAGGGGTTTTGTCTGCCGTGGTGATTCTTGCTGCGGGAGGGGGAGCGGTTGCCGCCACCTCAATGGTTCCGGCCCCCTCCGGGGGCTCTGCCGTGGACATCCGGCAGGCCGATGTTCCGGCAGGTCGCTCCCTGGGCGTCTGCCCGGAACCAGCGCGCCTTGTCACTGGAACCGATGTAGGCACGGATGCTGAATTCAGCCCGGTTTCCACCACTGCCACCAGTGCGCTCAATGCCGTGGTCCTGAGCAATCCCGCAGGCACCATTCCGGGAAGCAAAGTGACGTCCTTGGCGGGGGAGGCGGTTGCGCAGATTGCAAAGACACCCACAAGCACCCCGTCGCCCTCGCCGGGCCCGCCGGTATTGGCGGCCGCGGTGGCCTCCATCAGCCCCGTTGCTGCCCCCACGGTGGTAGGCGCTGACCCCATCGGAAATGAACAAGCTTCCTTGGCCGCTAATCTCAGCTACTCAGCCACGGACGGCGACCTCCGTGGCCTGGCCGCGGCCCCGTGCCAGCAACCTGGAAACGACGCGTGGTTGTTGGGCGCGGACACCGCGCTCGGCAGGACAGCGGTCCTGAACCTGAGCAATGCATCCGAAACGCCGGCAACCGTCAACCTGGACCTTTTTGGCGCTCAAGGACAGATCCAGGCCCCTGGCGCACGCGGTCTCCTGATCGCTCCCGGAACCACCCGTTCAGTGAACCTTGCCGGCCTGGCCCCTGGCGAATCCCAACTGGCAGTGCACGTGCGCAGCTCAGGCGGACCCGTAGCCGGGACCATCCAGCAGAGCGTGCTGCGCGGACTCGTGCCGGGTGGCGTGGAGTTCCTGTCCCCAGGTTCCGGGCCGTCCAATCTCCAGGTGATGGCGGGCGTCGACATCCAGGATGCGGCCGCCATCAAGGCACTGGGCAGCAAATCCGGCTTTGCTGATGCCGTTCCCGCGCTTGAAATTGCCGTGCCTGGCTCCACCGACGCAGTGGTTCAAGTCCGGCTGTACGGCGCAAATGGTGAGCGGCAGCTTCCCAACGGGGGAGTAGTCACCGTCAAGGGCGGCACAGTATCTACTTTGGATCTCGACGGCGTTCCGGCTGGCAGCTATACAGTGAGCGCGAGTTCGGATGTCGCTTTCGTGGCTTCAACCAGGATTGCGAGGGGTGCCAAAGCGGAGGAGCCCACGGATTTCGCTTGGTCTCCGTCTTCGGCCCGCCTCGGCAGCCAGCATGTGGTGGCGGTGCCCCATGACGGTCAGGGCTTCTTCAGCTTCGGTGTTCCCGAGGGCCGTGCGACAGTCAGCTATGCACCGGTGACCGCCGATGGGAAGGTGGGCAAGTCCGTGGATGTGGACATGTCCGGCGGCACAACGTCGCTGATCGGGCTCCCGGCAAAATCCGGACAGGCTGTGATTGCAGGGTATGTGGTATCGGCATCAGGGGACCCGGTGTACGGAGCACTGTTGCTGGGTAGGCAGGACCGCCCCGACGTCTCCGTGCTGGGCATCCAGGATGCTGCTGCAGGACTTGAAAAAGTCCCAGTGACCGTGGGCTACTAG
- a CDS encoding metallopeptidase family protein, translated as MQSQPHVPGFTIRWTDADGDQAKEHTGADVRGFRRRRRNRHGRGLRGELMLPSLPGFRTRAERFDDMVLDSAERLQDMWGKQLDGVLFAVDEIPPNLEQLVAEGTAAPMGSYTPGGRGEAPMITVYRRVVEQTAGTREELQDLVHDVVVEYTAEMLGVPPETLDPVYRRRYQ; from the coding sequence ATGCAGTCACAGCCACATGTTCCTGGCTTCACAATCCGGTGGACTGACGCCGATGGCGATCAGGCAAAGGAACACACCGGCGCGGATGTCCGTGGTTTCCGGCGGCGCAGGAGAAACCGCCACGGGAGGGGACTGCGCGGAGAACTCATGCTCCCAAGCCTCCCCGGCTTCCGGACGCGCGCAGAACGTTTTGACGACATGGTGCTGGACTCCGCTGAACGCCTCCAGGATATGTGGGGCAAGCAGTTGGATGGCGTGCTCTTTGCGGTCGACGAAATCCCACCGAACCTTGAGCAATTGGTCGCGGAGGGTACGGCAGCTCCCATGGGCTCCTATACTCCAGGCGGCCGTGGGGAAGCGCCCATGATCACCGTGTACCGGAGGGTCGTCGAACAGACTGCCGGAACTCGGGAAGAGCTCCAGGACCTCGTCCATGACGTCGTGGTGGAATACACCGCGGAAATGCTCGGTGTCCCACCAGAGACGCTGGATCCTGTATACCGGCGTCGCTACCAGTAG
- a CDS encoding DUF3499 domain-containing protein yields the protein MGAIRQCSRSACRQSAVATLTYVYAESTAVLGPLATYAEPHAYDLCAQHAESLTVPRGWEVLRLAMPTTPPEPGPDDLLALANAVREAASAATDTPARTSRPHVEAPAMVEGTRRGHLRILREPS from the coding sequence GTGGGTGCTATTCGTCAGTGTTCAAGGTCCGCCTGCCGCCAATCCGCGGTGGCTACTTTGACGTACGTGTACGCCGAGTCGACGGCGGTCCTCGGCCCGCTCGCCACGTACGCCGAACCACATGCTTACGATCTCTGCGCCCAGCATGCGGAATCCCTTACGGTTCCGCGAGGCTGGGAAGTCTTGCGCCTGGCAATGCCTACAACACCTCCGGAGCCAGGCCCCGACGACCTGCTGGCACTTGCCAACGCGGTGCGGGAAGCTGCGTCGGCGGCCACGGACACCCCCGCCCGCACCAGTCGCCCGCACGTCGAGGCGCCGGCAATGGTTGAAGGTACGCGCCGCGGCCATTTGCGGATTTTGCGGGAACCGTCCTAG
- a CDS encoding Trm112 family protein, with protein sequence MPKVSPELLSILRCPVTGSPLVQEGEELVSTAPAENGEKVRYAIEDGIPLLLPPELLAASNAAGSGQHHAKA encoded by the coding sequence ATGCCAAAGGTCAGTCCTGAACTGTTGTCCATCCTGCGCTGCCCCGTGACGGGCTCACCGCTGGTCCAGGAGGGCGAGGAACTTGTTTCAACTGCTCCCGCCGAAAACGGTGAAAAGGTCCGTTACGCGATCGAGGACGGCATTCCCTTGCTTCTGCCGCCGGAACTGCTTGCTGCTTCCAACGCCGCAGGCTCCGGCCAGCACCACGCCAAAGCCTGA
- the ahcY gene encoding adenosylhomocysteinase — MTFDYKVADISLAEAGRHQIRLAEHEMPGLMSLRAEFGASQPLKGARIAGSLHMTVQTAVLIETLTALGAEVRWASCNIFSTQDEAAAAVVVGKGTPEDPQGVPVFAWKGETLEEYWWTAEQILTWPGADTNPELGPNMILDDGGDATLLLHKGVEFEAAGAVPAATEEDAEEYVLILDLLRRTLAEDPQKWTRLAARVEGVTEETTTGVHRLYQLAEQGKLLFPAINVNDSVTKSKFDNKYGIRHSLPDGINRATDVLMGGKVAVVCGYGDVGKGAAEALRGQGSRVVVTEIDPICALQAAMDGYQVAKLESVLAQGDIFITTTGNKDVIMAEHMLGMKNKAIVGNIGHFDNEIDIAGLAKVPGVKKVEIKPQVHEWVFDAGSDSERSIIVLSEGRLLNLGNATGHPSFVMSNSFTNQTIAQIELWTKKDQPAGEREYQKQVYVLPKILDEKVARLHLDALGVELTELSKDQADYLDLDVAGPYKPEHYRY; from the coding sequence ATGACTTTCGACTACAAAGTGGCTGACATTTCCCTTGCCGAGGCAGGCCGCCACCAGATCCGTCTCGCCGAGCACGAAATGCCGGGCCTCATGTCCCTTCGTGCTGAGTTCGGTGCCTCGCAGCCGCTCAAGGGCGCACGCATCGCCGGTTCGCTGCACATGACGGTGCAGACCGCCGTCTTGATCGAAACCCTTACAGCACTGGGCGCCGAGGTCCGCTGGGCCTCGTGCAACATTTTCTCCACCCAGGACGAGGCCGCTGCCGCCGTCGTGGTCGGCAAAGGTACGCCGGAAGATCCGCAGGGCGTTCCCGTCTTCGCCTGGAAGGGCGAGACCCTCGAGGAGTACTGGTGGACCGCTGAGCAGATCCTCACCTGGCCGGGAGCGGACACCAACCCGGAGTTGGGTCCCAACATGATTCTGGACGACGGCGGCGACGCCACCCTGCTGCTGCACAAGGGCGTCGAATTCGAAGCTGCAGGTGCAGTTCCGGCAGCCACGGAGGAAGACGCCGAGGAGTACGTCCTCATTCTTGACCTCCTTCGCCGGACCTTGGCCGAGGACCCGCAGAAGTGGACTCGCCTGGCAGCGCGAGTGGAAGGCGTGACCGAGGAAACTACCACGGGAGTGCACCGTCTGTACCAGCTCGCCGAACAGGGAAAGCTGCTGTTCCCGGCCATCAACGTCAACGACTCCGTCACCAAGAGCAAGTTCGACAACAAGTACGGCATCCGCCACTCGCTGCCGGACGGCATCAACAGGGCCACTGACGTCCTGATGGGCGGCAAGGTCGCCGTCGTCTGCGGCTATGGCGACGTCGGCAAGGGTGCGGCAGAGGCGCTGCGAGGCCAGGGTTCGCGCGTTGTAGTTACCGAGATCGACCCCATTTGTGCGCTGCAAGCCGCAATGGACGGCTACCAGGTGGCCAAGCTGGAATCCGTGCTTGCCCAAGGTGACATCTTCATCACCACCACCGGAAACAAGGACGTCATCATGGCCGAGCACATGCTGGGCATGAAGAACAAGGCGATCGTGGGCAACATCGGCCACTTCGATAACGAGATCGACATCGCCGGCCTGGCGAAGGTTCCCGGTGTCAAGAAGGTGGAAATCAAGCCGCAGGTTCACGAATGGGTCTTTGATGCCGGCTCCGACTCCGAGCGTTCAATCATCGTCCTGTCTGAAGGCAGGCTCCTCAACCTGGGCAATGCAACGGGCCACCCATCGTTCGTGATGAGCAACTCGTTCACCAACCAGACGATCGCGCAGATTGAACTCTGGACCAAGAAGGACCAGCCAGCCGGGGAACGCGAATACCAGAAGCAGGTTTACGTCCTCCCCAAGATCCTGGACGAAAAGGTGGCACGCCTGCACTTGGATGCACTGGGCGTGGAGTTGACGGAACTGAGCAAGGACCAGGCAGACTACCTGGACCTGGACGTTGCAGGCCCCTACAAGCCGGAGCACTACCGCTACTAA
- a CDS encoding Ig-like domain-containing protein, with amino-acid sequence MTEVATRKKGKILAIAGICAAIVVGGIGVATVPGLLAGSTQGGPGVAQSTPTPEAKPVELGITPLDGAVEWNPVVGPQIKAVNGKVKDVVLAPVDGGTPVQGKTSADGSTWTTLEVLKFKTQYSYSFTVVDTAGKETKKTQTFTTVSAAYEADASIYPRNGTVAGSGQPIEINFSEPVVDKAAMEKRVAITVSSGQPVAWHWYSDKKVRIRPEAFWASGTTVTVEMKLLGVDFGNNMIGNGDVVSTFTTGPQRVAVVDDNTKTMNVYFDGQLMHTAPVSLGGEDWLSPTGYAVILEQERKSNFNAGSIGLKPGDKGYYAPMVVDYANRLTWSGVYVHQALESAWGAIGRVNVSHGCVGLLPDDAAWFFNNMKTGDVVQILNTGAPAVEPLEGFGDWNIPWASYAQR; translated from the coding sequence ATGACGGAAGTCGCCACACGCAAAAAGGGCAAGATCCTTGCCATTGCAGGGATCTGCGCTGCCATCGTCGTGGGGGGTATCGGCGTCGCCACCGTTCCTGGATTGCTGGCCGGTTCCACCCAGGGTGGCCCTGGAGTAGCCCAGTCCACTCCGACGCCAGAAGCCAAACCTGTTGAACTGGGCATCACACCGCTGGACGGCGCTGTGGAGTGGAATCCGGTTGTTGGCCCCCAGATCAAGGCCGTCAATGGCAAGGTCAAGGACGTAGTGCTGGCGCCGGTTGACGGCGGTACACCTGTGCAGGGCAAGACCAGCGCAGATGGCAGCACGTGGACCACCCTTGAGGTCCTGAAGTTCAAGACCCAATACAGCTACTCCTTCACCGTTGTGGACACAGCCGGCAAGGAAACCAAGAAGACGCAGACCTTCACCACGGTTTCCGCTGCCTACGAAGCCGATGCTTCCATTTATCCGCGTAATGGCACGGTGGCCGGTTCGGGCCAGCCGATTGAAATCAACTTCAGTGAACCTGTGGTTGACAAGGCTGCCATGGAAAAGCGCGTGGCCATCACGGTTTCGTCAGGCCAGCCAGTGGCCTGGCATTGGTACTCGGACAAGAAGGTCCGCATTCGTCCGGAGGCATTCTGGGCGTCCGGAACCACCGTCACGGTGGAAATGAAGCTTCTGGGCGTGGACTTCGGCAACAACATGATCGGCAACGGCGATGTCGTTTCCACCTTCACTACGGGACCTCAGCGGGTGGCTGTAGTGGATGACAACACGAAGACAATGAACGTGTACTTCGACGGCCAACTGATGCACACCGCACCCGTATCGCTGGGCGGAGAAGACTGGCTCTCGCCCACCGGGTACGCCGTGATCCTGGAGCAGGAACGCAAATCCAACTTCAACGCTGGAAGCATCGGCCTCAAACCGGGGGACAAGGGCTACTATGCGCCGATGGTGGTGGACTACGCCAACCGCCTCACCTGGTCCGGCGTCTACGTCCACCAAGCGCTGGAATCCGCTTGGGGGGCTATTGGCCGCGTGAACGTCTCACACGGCTGCGTCGGCCTGCTGCCGGACGATGCTGCATGGTTCTTCAACAATATGAAAACCGGTGACGTGGTGCAGATCCTGAATACCGGGGCACCGGCTGTTGAACCCCTTGAGGGCTTCGGCGACTGGAACATCCCCTGGGCAAGCTACGCCCAGCGATAA